A stretch of DNA from Globicephala melas chromosome 19, mGloMel1.2, whole genome shotgun sequence:
TAGAAGCTCGTCCTAGCTGCGTTCCCCCGGGGGCAGAAGCCCGAGTTTCCTCCGCATTCTTCCCTGTCCCCGACTGCCAGTCCCAACACCCCACCCCAGCTCGGGGTCTCTTACCGCCTGGGCACGGGCTGGAAAGCTGTCTTGAGTAACTTTTTCTCCACTTCCAAGGCACTACAACGATCTACGGGAAgcggaagaaaaaggaagggctTTAGATCGCTCCATTCTGGCGCCCAGGACCGCGGGAGGCGGGAGCGGAGTGGTAAGCGCCCTGCGCCCCCCGGGACCTGCCCGGGCGCGACCCCCAAACTCGCCCCCTCCCTCCGCATGCTGGGCTCCGCAGTCACCTGTTCCGCCCTCGGGCTCCGCCGGCCGAGcgaaggcggcggcggcggccgggtgGCCCGCGGCTCCGGGAAGTCCCAGCAGGTGTGGAGGGGCCGAGCCCAGCAGGGAGAGCGGGTGCGGGTGCGGGCGTGGGCCGGGCGGCGGGCCTGGGAACGGCCGGTTGGTCCAAGCGGAGAACTTGCCCAGCGGCGCCGAGACGAGTCTCTgagccgcggcggcggcggccggagaGAGCTGCAGGGCTGGGGGCGCGACGGCTGCGCCGGGGGGAGAACCCCCCGCGCCCGGAGGCGAGCGGCGCGGGTTGTCCGGGCTTGTGGCGGTCTCGGCCAGGGACCAGATCTTGGGTTTTTGCAGGGCCGAGGCGGGCGCTGGTGCGGGAGCGCAGGGGTCCAGGCCTGCTGAGGGCGAGGGCGGTGATGGCGGAGTCGCGGCCACCGGCGGTGGCACTGGGGCCAGACTCAGGACAGGCAGTGGACGCTCCTCCAAGCCCTCGGAACTGTCGTCGGAGTCGCTATTCTTGGAGTCTGAGGTGGGTTCCAGGCCGAGGTCGCCGTCCCTGTGCGCCGCGCCAGGCAGGGCCAGCTCAGGCCCCGCGGCCGCGCCGTCTAAGTTCTCCAAATCGatctcctcgtcctcctcgtcgtcAGCCAGGCCCTCGCCCCCGgtgtcctcctcctcccccccgagttcctcctcctccagctccagttcgCGTTTGCTGTCTTCTTCATCCTCCTCCTCGTCTTCCTCCTCTCGCTCGCTCCCGTAAGCGTTGCCCTCCTCGTCCGTGCGGCTGCGGGGCGCCCAAGTCATCTTGTTCTCTTTCTTGAGGCGCCGGCGCGCGTTGGCGAACCAGGTGGACACCTGGGTG
This window harbors:
- the IRX3 gene encoding iroquois-class homeodomain protein IRX-3 — encoded protein: MSFPQLGYQYIRPLYPPERPGAAAGGGSAGARGGPGAGASELAASGSLSNVLSSVYGAPYAAAAAAAAAAQGYGAFLPYAAELPIFPQLGTQYELKDSPGVQHPAAATAFPHPHPAFYPYGQYQFGDPSRPKNATRESTSTLKAWLNEHRKNPYPTKGEKIMLAIITKMTLTQVSTWFANARRRLKKENKMTWAPRSRTDEEGNAYGSEREEEDEEEDEEDSKRELELEEEELGGEEEDTGGEGLADDEEDEEIDLENLDGAAAGPELALPGAAHRDGDLGLEPTSDSKNSDSDDSSEGLEERPLPVLSLAPVPPPVAATPPSPPSPSAGLDPCAPAPAPASALQKPKIWSLAETATSPDNPRRSPPGAGGSPPGAAVAPPALQLSPAAAAAAQRLVSAPLGKFSAWTNRPFPGPPPGPRPHPHPLSLLGSAPPHLLGLPGAAGHPAAAAAFARPAEPEGGTDRCSALEVEKKLLKTAFQPVPRRPQNHLDAALVLSALSSS